The Chiloscyllium plagiosum isolate BGI_BamShark_2017 chromosome 43, ASM401019v2, whole genome shotgun sequence genome includes a window with the following:
- the LOC122543269 gene encoding bridging integrator 2-like, translating into MAETPSKPGGAGMFAKHVQKRFMRAQEMVLQKMGKTMETKDEQFEQCANSFNKQQADGSKLQKDLKAYLNAVRAMHDTSKRLCLTLQEIYEPDWDGKDELLPIVENNDLLWADYEEKLSDQALRTLETYLSQFPAFKKRIAKRGRKLVDYDSCRHHLESLHSAKKKDEAKITKAEEEFVNAQNEFEELNAQLREELPELWNRYGLLLGSGSLNQSLYSVMTKLEKQHSTTVFIVKGVASNRRSLIISSPVNPASRLSISSESGLTLTSATTALPKEEAVPPGAPSSTEATRAPPVAPSEEAPEAAEPHEDPLPATASPPIKTPKPLPRLSISKAEPLDLPSPDAQSPLALPQDTSASIDLEPAEEPGDSRSESPAKIVEAPQSDPSPAEATPGAGSSDESTTDGACSEALAINTPLSLETSSTVSIDAGGKDTSTAVEELGLSSSLSPLSPSVDPAPAPHSAPLTGEVSLMPSDALELSPAVSSDAAAPSESQAQDSEAQASPLMEERASSELAPQAGPITSKGEPGGQILNEALSSPAENTVNEATGPSDPPAPEVPQTCSEEITACNAPREGPVLSARLRENDTLSSTEDGSQDTPAPCEAAMTSDPASPQALALPVTDKDEVEDNRAKADASKEIALSPSCSEGLTSEQSVCEERPPGFMYKVRWVPTEVRNTLLRCSASHIVSANIYVTRLCLSGQQAKTRFQGFDKCIKDKRFLFQAKGCLMGVREDDWNQSKDVANLQGLFPEDLTERVD; encoded by the exons GCTGATGGGAGCAAGCTGCAAAAGGACCTGAAAGCCTATCTAAATGCTGTGAGAG CGATGCACGACACATCGAAGAGACTCTGCCTTACCCTGCAGGAGATATATGAGCCCGACTGGGATGGCAAGGATGAGCTGCTCCCCATCGTAGAG AATAATGACCTGCTGTGGGCGGACTATGAAGAGAAACTATCAGATCAGGCCCTGAGGACATTGGAGACCTACCTGAGCCAGTTCCCAGCATTTAAG AAGCGCATTGCGAAACGAGGGCGTAAGCTGGTGGACTATGACAGCTGCCGACATCACCTTGAATCTCTGCATAGTGCCAAGAAGAAAGATGAAGCGAAGATCACAAAG GCAGAAGAGGAGTTTGTCAACGCCCAGAATGAGTTTGAAGAGCTGAATGCTCAACTTCGTGAGGAGCTCCCTGAGCTGTGGAACAGGTATGGTCTGCTTTTGGGATCAGGGAGC CTGAACCAGAGCCTCTACTCTGTGATGACCAAACTGGAGAAGCAGCACAGTACCACGGTGTTTATTGTGAAGGGCGTGGCTAG CAACAGGCGTTCATTGATTATCTCGTCACCAGTCAATCCGGCCAGTCGACTTTCAATCTCGTCGGAGAGTGGCCTTACGCTAACTTCGGCCACCACTGCTCTGCCAAAGGAAGAGGCAGTGCCTCCTGGTGCCCCATCCTCCACTGAAGCTACACGGGCACCACCAGTGGCACCTAGTGAGGAAGCCCCTGAAGCAGCTGAGCCACACGAAGACCCGCTGCCCGCTACTGCGTCGCCGCCCATCAAAACTCCGAAACCTCTTCCCCGCTTATCAATAAGCAAGGCTGAGCCCCTGGACCTCCCTTCTCCTGATGCACAATCCCCTCTTGCCTTACCTCAAGACACCTCAGCCTCTATTGATCTGGAACCTGCTGAGGAGCCTGGAGATTCGAGGTCAGAGTCCCCCGCCAAGATCGTCGAAGCCCCTCAAAGTGACCCCTCTCCAGCAGAAGCAACACCGGGCGCCGGGTCCAGCGATGAATCGACCACTGACGGAGCATGCTCAGAAGCCTTGGCCATCAATACACCCCTGTCACTGGAAACCTCATCCACTGTGAGTATTGACGCTGGGGGCAAGGACACCAGTACAGCCGTTGAGGAATTAGGTCTCTCGTCCTCGCTGTCGCCTCTGAGTCCATCAGTGGATCCAGCCCCAGCTCCTCACTCAGCCCCGTTGACTGGGGAAGTATCCCTGATGCCAAGTGATGCCCTTGAACTCTCGCCAGCCGTGTCTTCGGATGCCGCAGCTCCTTCTGAAAGTCAAGCGCAGGATTCAGAGGCCCAAGCTTCACCCTTGATGGAAGAGCGGGCATCATCTGAGCTGGCTCCCCAGGCCGGCCCTATAACCTCAAAGGGAGAACCTGGAGGCCAGATCTTGAATGAGGCCTTGTCCTCTCCTGCGGAAAATACAGTCAACGAGGCGACCGGTCCAAGTGACCCTCCAGCTCCTGAGGTGCCGCAGACTTGTAGCGAGGAAATCACGGCGTGTAATGCTCCGAGGGAAGGCCCCGTCCTTTCAGCTCGCCTTCGAGAGAATGATACTTTGAGCTCGACAGAAGATGGCTCCCAGGACACGCCCGCGCCTTGTGAGGCCGCCATGACCTCTGACCCAGCGTCACCTCAG GCCCTGGCTCTTCCTGTTACAGATAAGGATGAGGTGGAAGACAACAGAGCGAAGGCTGATGCCAGCAAAGAGATAGCTCTGTCTCCTTCATGCAGTGAAGGACTGACATCAGAGCAGTCAGTTTGTGAAGAGCGGCCACCTGGATTCATGTATAAGGTACGCTGGGTCCCAACTGAGGTGAGAAACACACTGCTCCGTTGCTCCGCTAGTCACATCGTTAGTGCAAATATTTACGTTACTCGGCTATGTCTCTCTGGGCAG CAAGCAAAGACCAGGTTTCAGGGATTcgacaaatgcattaaggacaaaagg TTTCTGTTCCAGGCGAAAGGATGCCTGATGGGTGTGAGGGAGGACGATTGGAATCAGAGTAAGGATGTGGCCAATCTGCAAGGTCTATTCCCAGAAGACCTCACTGAGCGTGTGGATTGA